ATTATGGAATGCCCGAACAAGAGGAGAGGAGATAGAGAAAGGAGCGAAGGTGGAGGTTGTGGCACGAGAAGGACTGACGTTGATTGTCAGACGGGCAAATGATAAGGGCAAGGGTGCTTGAGAAGTTCACAAACATTTTTTTTTTAATACTACATAAAGTATAATGTTTCTTTGGTAAAGCTTTCTTTTTGAAAGAAAGGTTTTTTTATTAGCTATGCTATTCTCTTTTCTGTCACTGGAACTGGAATGTATGCAGAACGGATAAACTCATTACCGCCTTATCTCTTCGCGGATATAGACCGGAAGAAGAGAGAAGCGGAGAATAGGGGTGTAGATATTATAGATATGGGTGTTGGTGACCCTGATCTGCCGACACCTTCTCACATCGTGGATGCACTATGTAAAGCGGCAGCGGAGCCAGCAAACCACAGATACCCCTCATACGAGGGGATGTTCACATTCCGTGAGGCAGTAGCTGACTGGTACAGGCGTAGAAAGCATGTGAGTCTGGACCCAGATAGCGAAGTGTTAACACTGATAGGTTCAAAGGAAGGTATAGCTCATTCCACATTCGCGTTCCTCAACCCCCATGATATCGCACTTGTACCCAACCCCGCATACCCGGTATATAAGAACGCGGTAATAATGGCAGATTCTATACCTTTCTCCATGCCTTTAATGGAAGAGAGTGGGTTCAAGCCCGACTTTGAGCGTATAGATGCGGAGATCGCGAAAAGTGCGAAACTGATGTTCCTGAACTATCCAAACAACCCTACCGCCGCTACGGCAGATGAAGAATTCTTCAAAGAAGTTGTGGATTTCGCATACGAGCATGATATTATGGTGCTACATGACAACCCATACTCAGAACTGACATTTGATGGCTATGAAGCGCCGAGCTTTCTCAGGGTGAACGGTGCGAAAGAAGTGGGTATCGAGTTCAATTCGCTATCAAAGACCTACAACATGACCGGCTGGCGTATTGGCTTTGCAGTTGGTAATCATGAGATACTGAATGGTCTGCGACTGGTGAAGACGAATATAGATTCAGGCACGTTTCAGGCGATTCAGATAGCGGGAATAGCGGCTTTGACCGGGTCGCAAGACTGTATAAGGGCTAATGTGGCAGTGTACAGAGCGAGACGGGATGCACTGGTTGCGGGTTTAAAGTCCGCGGGTATTGAAGCGAGTAAGCCGAAAGCAACCTTTTACCTCTGGGTGCGTGTACCGGATGGATACAGCTCTATGCAGTTCTCGATGTTCCTGCTGGAACGAGCAGGAGTGGTGGTAACGCCGGGTGTAGGATTCGGTGAGTATGGCGAGGGTTTCGTTCGTTTTTCGCTCTGTTTGGATATAGAGCGTATAAAGGAGGCGTGCGAACGGATAACTGATATTCTGTGATCTGTGATATTGTTGATGCTCATCCCCCCTCTTCATCGGAATGGAAAAAAACCAAACATTCGCTTAAATCGTATCGCAAATGGCTCTGTATGCGTTCTTGATAGTTCGGGGGAAGCGGTGGTTGCCGAAATAGTACTTCCTGAATAATGCCACCAATGCTACCACTCCGCCCGACTCTTCGCAATTTTCGTTGCTCGCCCTTCGGTCACTTAACAGGCGGATATGTTGCTCGCTAACTCTCGCCCAAATCTGCCTCCGACAAGCTTCACATATCCCCGGAACGTTAAGTGAAATCGGGCTCTGCGGTAGTTTAAATAAGTGTTAAGGAGTTGTGGGCACGTATAACAATCTTTGCGGTCACTTTTTACATATTATCCCCTCTCTTATCTCTACTTCTACTTTTACTCTTGATATAAGCAATCAAACCACCACTATCCAGCAGCTTCTGCATGAACTCCGGTAGAGGCTTGAACCTGTATTCCTCACCTCTCGTACGATTCATTATTACTCCCCTCTCAAAATTTAATTCTATCTCATCACCCTCGTCTATCCTGTCGTAAATATCCAATTCTATCACTCGCAGCCCGATGTTTATAGCGTTTCTGAAGAATATCCGTGCAAAACTCTTCGCTATCACACAGCTTATACCTGCACCGAGTAATGCACGAGGTGCATGCTCACGGGAACTGCCACAGCCGAAGTTAGCACCCGCTACGATTATGTCACCCTCATGCACTTCCGTCGCGAATTCCGGTCGCACCTTCGCGAACG
The sequence above is drawn from the Methanophagales archaeon genome and encodes:
- a CDS encoding LL-diaminopimelate aminotransferase: MYAERINSLPPYLFADIDRKKREAENRGVDIIDMGVGDPDLPTPSHIVDALCKAAAEPANHRYPSYEGMFTFREAVADWYRRRKHVSLDPDSEVLTLIGSKEGIAHSTFAFLNPHDIALVPNPAYPVYKNAVIMADSIPFSMPLMEESGFKPDFERIDAEIAKSAKLMFLNYPNNPTAATADEEFFKEVVDFAYEHDIMVLHDNPYSELTFDGYEAPSFLRVNGAKEVGIEFNSLSKTYNMTGWRIGFAVGNHEILNGLRLVKTNIDSGTFQAIQIAGIAALTGSQDCIRANVAVYRARRDALVAGLKSAGIEASKPKATFYLWVRVPDGYSSMQFSMFLLERAGVVVTPGVGFGEYGEGFVRFSLCLDIERIKEACERITDIL
- a CDS encoding 3-isopropylmalate dehydratase small subunit, producing the protein MRVWKFGDDIDTDQIIPAEYLTTGDAKELARHAFAKVRPEFATEVHEGDIIVAGANFGCGSSREHAPRALLGAGISCVIAKSFARIFFRNAINIGLRVIELDIYDRIDEGDEIELNFERGVIMNRTRGEEYRFKPLPEFMQKLLDSGGLIAYIKSKSRSRDKRGDNM